One window of Terriglobia bacterium genomic DNA carries:
- a CDS encoding type II toxin-antitoxin system HicA family toxin: MKIRDAMKFVEEDGPAIQTRTEEGRVTIAGHPSKDLDPKTFRSILKQAGLR, translated from the coding sequence ATGAAGATTCGCGACGCTATGAAGTTCGTTGAGGAAGATGGACCGGCAATACAAACACGCACTGAAGAAGGCCGCGTGACGATTGCCGGTCATCCGTCGAAGGACTTGGATCCGAAAACGTTTAGATCGATTTTGAAACAGGCTGGTTTGCGATGA